Genomic segment of Truepera radiovictrix DSM 17093:
GGAGTCAGTAGCCAGTAGGTGGTTAGGTTGCGCCTTGCAAGCTACACGCCACCCTCTTAGCGCCAGCTAACGCATCACCAGCCAAAAGGAGCGAGCATGTCCGACCAACAAGACGATCAAGCCGACAGCCAAGCCCGCAACCCCGACCGCGCGCAGCCCGAACTCACCGAGCTCAACCTGCTCATCCAAGAGCTCGAGAACGAAACCGACCCGGAGCGCAAAGCGGCGCTGCGGCGACAGCTCGAGCAGATGGAGCGCGAGGTCGGGGAGGCGAACAGCCGGTAGAGCCGCCACGCTAAGCTACAGCTCCTCCCGAGCCGAGCGCGTACGCTCAAAAGGTGGCGCTCGCCGTGGACCTCACCAACCTCGACCTCTGGGCGGTGGTGACCCAGCTGCTCCGCAGCCTCGACCTTTTGGGCGTCGCGCTGCTCGCGACCGCGCTCGCGCCCGAGCTCCTGCTCCCCTTGGTCGGCTTTTTGGTCTTCCGGGGCGAGTTCGGGTTTTGGGGCGCGCTGCTCGCCGCCACGGCGGGGGCGATGCTCGGTCAGTGGGCCATCTACCTAGCCGCCCGGGCCGTCGGTGAGGCGCGCCTGCTCGCCTTAAGCCGCCGCTACGGGCGCTTGCTGAGCGAGCGGGACGTGCGGCGGGTGTTGGCGCTCTCCGAGCGCTTCGGAGCGCCTCTGGTGCTCTTCGGACGCGCCATTCCCACCCTGCGGAGCCTCGTGTCGGTACCCGCTGGGCTGCGCAGGATGCCGCTCGGGCGCTTTTCCGTGTTCACGGCGCTCGGTACGGGTTCGTGGAACGCGCTGCTGCTCTACGCGGGGACGCTTTTGGGCCGCAACTGGCGACAGGTCACCCAGGTGCTGCAGAGCTACAGCGCAGCCGTCTGGGTGCTCCTCGCGCTCGCCGTAGCGGGGCTCGTCGTGCGGCGGCTTGGGCTGGAGCGCGTATAAGCGCACCCGCACGAGGTCGTCGCCACGACCGACCACCGGCACCACCTGGCTGCCCGCGCCCGCTCCCGTCCACCCCCCCCCTCGGGGTTTGCGACTCGCCCTTTTGTGGCTTGCCATGAAGTAAGCCCCGCGCGTATTCGCTATAAAGGCCTCCATACATGTCGCTCTTTCTAGACAACCTGCTAGGGTTTATCGTCGGGGTCATCGACCTGCTGGGTTACCCCGGCCTCATCGTGCTGGGGGCGCTCGTGCCACCCGAAGCGGTGCTGCCGTTTGCCGGTTTTCTCGTCGCCTCAGGCGAGCTGACCTTCCTCTGGGCGCTGCTCGCGGCGACGCTCGGCGCCACCATCAAGCACGGCGCCTTTTTTCTCGTGGCGCGCTCCCTCGGCACCGAACGCATCCGCGAGGTCGTCGAGCGTTACGGGAAGTTTTTTCTGCTCTCGACGAGCGGGCTCGAGCGCGTGCTCGCCCTTTTTGAGCGGGTGGGGGGGCGCCTCGTCTTTTTCGGGTGCTTCGTCCCCAACGTGCGCACGCTCGTCGCCGTCCCCGCGGGGTGCGCGCGGATGCGCCTGTGGCGCTTTTTGTCGGTGCACACCCTCGGCACCCTGCTCTGGAACGGCGGGCTGCTGCTGGCCGGCACCCTCGTCGGCCGCAACTGGGAGGTCGTGCGCGACGCCCTTTCGACCTACAAGCAGGTGATCTACGTCGGCCTCGGCCTCCTCATCCTCGGCGCCCTGCTCAAGCGCTTCTGGCCGCGCTTGCGGGCCAAAGGGGCGTCTTAACCAGCCTCGGCGCCCCCCGTCTCCGCCGCGCGCACCTCCGGCGCTTTGAGCACCGACGCCCGCTCGTTGTCGAAGGCGCTAAAGAACGCCACCACCGCCTCGGCTGCCACGCGGCCCATCCCGGGTATCCGGGCGAGCTCGTCGACGCCCGCGCTTTTAAGCTCGTCGATACTTGAAAAGCGCGCCAAAAGCGCGTCTCGGCGGGCGGGGCCGATCCCTGGGATGTCGTCCAGGACGCTCCGCGTCATCGCCGCCCCGCGCTGCTTGCGGTTAAAGCCGACCGCCGTGCGGTGCGCCTCGTCGCGGATGTTGATCAGTAGGCGCAGCGCGGGGTGCGTCTCGGGGACCAAGATCTCGGGCGCCCCCTCGCGGATGATGGTCTCCTGCTTTTTGGCGAGCCCCAGCAGGGGCAGCTCGAGCCCGGCGTCTTTGAGCGCGCGACGCGCCGCCGAGAGCTGCCCCTTGCCGCCGTCGATAAGGAGCAGGTCGGGCACGGGCAGTTTGTCGGCGAGCGCCCCCGTAAAGCGCCGGTAGACCGCCTGGTGCATGGCGTAAAAGTCGTCGGGGCGCGTCAGACCCGTGATCCGCATTTTGCGG
This window contains:
- a CDS encoding DedA family protein, encoding MALAVDLTNLDLWAVVTQLLRSLDLLGVALLATALAPELLLPLVGFLVFRGEFGFWGALLAATAGAMLGQWAIYLAARAVGEARLLALSRRYGRLLSERDVRRVLALSERFGAPLVLFGRAIPTLRSLVSVPAGLRRMPLGRFSVFTALGTGSWNALLLYAGTLLGRNWRQVTQVLQSYSAAVWVLLALAVAGLVVRRLGLERV
- a CDS encoding DedA family protein, translating into MSLFLDNLLGFIVGVIDLLGYPGLIVLGALVPPEAVLPFAGFLVASGELTFLWALLAATLGATIKHGAFFLVARSLGTERIREVVERYGKFFLLSTSGLERVLALFERVGGRLVFFGCFVPNVRTLVAVPAGCARMRLWRFLSVHTLGTLLWNGGLLLAGTLVGRNWEVVRDALSTYKQVIYVGLGLLILGALLKRFWPRLRAKGAS